Proteins from one Listeria weihenstephanensis genomic window:
- a CDS encoding single-stranded DNA-binding protein — protein sequence MINQVTIVGRLTEDPEVRWTSEEKAVVNVTVALNRFGKGKSLNGDADFIPCVIWGKQAENTVEYCQKGTLVGINGELQTRNYTNREDKKVYVIEVVADKIRFLSKNKERATDDPEVFLDNE from the coding sequence ATGATTAATCAAGTAACAATAGTCGGCAGGCTCACTGAAGATCCAGAAGTGCGATGGACATCTGAAGAGAAAGCGGTAGTAAATGTAACAGTAGCCTTAAATAGATTTGGAAAAGGTAAGAGTTTGAACGGGGATGCAGATTTCATTCCATGTGTTATATGGGGTAAACAAGCAGAAAATACGGTAGAATACTGCCAGAAAGGTACATTAGTAGGTATTAATGGGGAGCTACAAACAAGGAATTATACTAATAGAGAGGATAAAAAAGTCTACGTTATAGAAGTTGTGGCAGATAAAATACGATTTTTAAGTAAAAATAAAGAGCGAGCAACAGATGATCCTGAGGTTTTCTTAGATAATGAGTGA
- a CDS encoding glycosyltransferase family 4 protein, with protein sequence MIICFLIGILIIPLVRKFAFLINAVDEPRDRHMHTKITPTLGGLAIFISFTVGMLLLTVDKSGFLPVYIGALIIVSTGLIDDIIELSPRWKLVGQISAALCVVVWGQITIEFINIPFAGPLYFGIWAIPITIIWIVAIVNALNLIDGLDGLAGGVSIIALLTIAGMALLLQDVFVAPVAFMLIACILAFLVYNFPPATIFMGDTGSLFLGYMIAVLSLMGFKNVTFISILVPLIILGVPLSDTFFAIIRRLKARAPISMADRSHIHHRLMALGFSQRQTVLLIYCMAILFSITGFVFSFSTTWGAVILLILLAFCIEIIVEFIGLIGENYRPILNILAKVRRKRK encoded by the coding sequence ATGATTATTTGTTTTCTAATTGGAATATTAATTATTCCATTAGTGCGCAAGTTTGCCTTTTTAATAAATGCAGTAGACGAGCCTCGGGATCGGCACATGCACACAAAAATAACGCCAACACTTGGAGGATTAGCTATTTTTATATCTTTCACAGTGGGAATGTTGTTATTAACAGTTGACAAAAGTGGATTTTTACCAGTCTACATAGGTGCTTTGATTATTGTTTCTACAGGATTAATAGATGATATTATCGAACTGTCACCTCGTTGGAAGTTAGTAGGTCAAATTAGTGCAGCGCTATGTGTGGTAGTATGGGGTCAAATTACTATTGAATTTATTAACATCCCTTTCGCAGGGCCACTATATTTCGGTATTTGGGCGATTCCAATTACGATTATCTGGATTGTTGCGATTGTAAATGCGTTGAATTTAATTGATGGATTGGATGGTTTAGCTGGAGGCGTTTCTATAATTGCTCTCCTAACGATTGCTGGAATGGCGTTGTTACTGCAAGATGTGTTCGTGGCACCAGTCGCTTTCATGTTAATTGCATGCATACTAGCCTTTTTAGTTTATAATTTCCCACCTGCTACAATATTTATGGGGGACACAGGTTCGTTATTTTTAGGGTATATGATCGCAGTATTATCATTGATGGGTTTCAAAAATGTGACATTCATTTCTATATTAGTTCCGTTGATAATTCTAGGTGTACCACTATCAGACACTTTTTTTGCGATTATTAGACGATTGAAAGCAAGGGCCCCTATTTCAATGGCTGATCGTTCACATATACATCATCGACTTATGGCGCTAGGCTTTTCACAGCGTCAGACCGTACTATTGATTTACTGCATGGCAATTCTATTTTCAATAACGGGTTTCGTATTTTCATTTTCGACTACTTGGGGCGCGGTCATTTTACTGATATTACTAGCATTCTGTATAGAGATAATTGTAGAATTTATCGGACTAATTGGTGAAAATTATCGTCCAATCTTAAATATACTAGCTAAAGTGCGAAGGAAAAGGAAGTAA
- the murA gene encoding UDP-N-acetylglucosamine 1-carboxyvinyltransferase, whose protein sequence is MEKIIVRGGKQLNGTVKVEGAKNAVLPVIAATLLASKGTSTLRNVPRLSDVYTINEVLKYLKADVSFEDDVVTVDATGDILSDTPFEYVRKMRASIVVMGPLLARTGSAKVALPGGCAIGSRPVDLHLKGFEAMGAHVKIENGYIEATAEKLIGAKIYLDFPSVGATQNIMMAATLAEGTTVIENVAREPEIVDLANFLNQMGARVIGAGTEVIRIEGVKELSATDHSIIPDRIEAGTFMIAAAITGGNVFIEDTVPEHISSLIAKLEEMGVTIIEENNGVRVIGPEHLKAVDVKTLPHPGFPTDMQSQMMVIQMLSTGTSVMTETVFENRFMHVEEMRRMNADMKIEGHSVIISGPAKLQGAEVAATDLRAAAALILAGLVADGYTQVTELEFLDRGYHNFHTKLKALGADIERINDSETSKVDSATK, encoded by the coding sequence TTGGAAAAAATTATTGTCCGTGGAGGAAAACAGTTAAATGGAACAGTGAAAGTTGAAGGAGCAAAAAATGCTGTTCTACCTGTTATAGCCGCCACCTTATTAGCAAGTAAAGGCACAAGTACACTAAGAAATGTACCACGTTTATCAGATGTCTACACGATCAATGAAGTACTAAAATATTTGAAGGCAGACGTGTCGTTTGAAGATGATGTAGTTACTGTTGATGCTACGGGAGATATTTTATCGGACACACCATTCGAATATGTTCGCAAAATGCGTGCCTCTATTGTTGTAATGGGACCACTATTAGCACGTACCGGTTCAGCGAAAGTTGCTCTTCCAGGTGGCTGCGCAATAGGTTCACGTCCAGTTGATTTACATTTAAAAGGTTTTGAAGCAATGGGAGCACACGTTAAAATTGAAAATGGATATATTGAAGCTACTGCTGAGAAATTAATTGGCGCTAAAATATACTTAGATTTTCCTAGTGTAGGAGCTACTCAGAATATTATGATGGCTGCCACCTTAGCTGAAGGAACAACAGTTATTGAAAACGTAGCAAGAGAACCAGAAATTGTAGATTTGGCGAATTTCCTAAATCAAATGGGAGCACGAGTTATTGGTGCGGGTACAGAAGTTATTCGTATTGAAGGCGTTAAAGAGTTAAGTGCTACAGATCATTCTATTATTCCTGATAGAATTGAAGCAGGTACTTTCATGATTGCTGCAGCTATTACAGGCGGAAATGTGTTTATTGAAGATACGGTACCAGAACATATTAGCTCTCTTATTGCTAAGCTAGAAGAGATGGGCGTTACAATTATTGAAGAAAACAATGGGGTTCGCGTTATTGGTCCAGAACATCTAAAAGCTGTTGATGTCAAAACATTACCTCATCCTGGATTCCCAACAGATATGCAATCACAAATGATGGTTATCCAAATGTTAAGTACAGGTACAAGTGTTATGACTGAAACTGTATTTGAAAATCGTTTTATGCATGTTGAAGAAATGCGTCGTATGAATGCAGATATGAAAATTGAAGGTCATTCTGTCATCATCTCTGGCCCAGCAAAACTGCAAGGAGCCGAAGTAGCTGCAACAGATTTACGTGCAGCAGCAGCTTTGATTCTTGCTGGATTAGTAGCTGACGGTTATACACAAGTAACAGAGCTGGAATTCTTAGATAGAGGGTACCATAATTTCCATACTAAACTGAAGGCTTTAGGTGCAGACATCGAGCGTATAAATGATTCTGAAACTTCTAAAGTAGATTCTGCAACAAAATAA
- a CDS encoding GNAT family N-acetyltransferase, translated as MLLEALNNLPKEFETERIYARSMTDNDAPQLLEIWSDDNVTHHMNIETFHAVSEVSEMISAIELEATACRYVIIDKSTNEMIGSFGINELYLNSMTAEIGYELKESHWRKGIMTEILSSFIAVIQTTTTISALTAKVSPENIASSQLLMKLDFHFDKVVSEFNMQKKMLETVDQYWRKLA; from the coding sequence ATGTTATTAGAGGCATTAAACAACCTTCCAAAAGAATTCGAAACAGAAAGAATATATGCAAGAAGCATGACAGATAACGATGCACCTCAATTATTAGAGATTTGGTCTGATGACAACGTAACACATCATATGAATATTGAAACATTTCATGCAGTTTCAGAAGTCTCTGAAATGATATCTGCCATAGAACTGGAGGCCACAGCTTGCAGATATGTCATCATTGATAAATCTACAAATGAAATGATTGGCTCGTTCGGTATTAACGAATTGTATTTAAACTCCATGACTGCAGAAATAGGTTACGAACTTAAAGAAAGCCACTGGAGAAAAGGGATAATGACAGAGATTCTATCCTCTTTTATCGCTGTGATTCAAACAACTACAACTATTAGTGCATTGACTGCAAAGGTGTCTCCTGAAAATATAGCATCCAGTCAATTACTTATGAAATTAGATTTTCATTTTGATAAAGTGGTATCTGAGTTTAATATGCAAAAAAAAATGTTAGAAACAGTAGATCAGTACTGGCGTAAACTGGCTTAA
- the fabZ gene encoding 3-hydroxyacyl-ACP dehydratase FabZ, with the protein MLDISEIKKILPHRYPFLLVDRVIELEDKKVVAIKNVTANEEFFNGHFPEYPVMPGVLIVEALAQTSGIAMMQVEGNEGKIGLFAGIDGCRFKRQVIPGDQLRLEAEILRLRGSIAKAKVKATVEGEIVCEAEIMFALTDISK; encoded by the coding sequence ATGTTAGATATTAGTGAGATAAAAAAGATATTGCCACATCGTTACCCGTTTTTGCTAGTTGATAGGGTGATAGAGTTAGAAGATAAAAAAGTAGTTGCAATCAAAAATGTGACGGCAAATGAAGAGTTTTTCAATGGACATTTCCCTGAATATCCAGTTATGCCAGGTGTTTTAATTGTAGAGGCTTTGGCTCAAACAAGTGGAATTGCCATGATGCAAGTAGAAGGAAATGAAGGTAAGATTGGTTTGTTCGCTGGAATTGATGGATGCAGATTTAAGCGTCAGGTGATACCAGGTGATCAATTGCGATTAGAAGCTGAAATACTACGTTTGCGCGGTTCTATAGCTAAGGCGAAAGTGAAAGCTACTGTTGAAGGAGAAATAGTCTGTGAAGCTGAAATAATGTTTGCTTTGACGGATATCTCTAAATAA
- a CDS encoding GNAT family N-acetyltransferase: MNLRIERVDQTNWRQVTALSVSLNQKNFIESNTYSILEAHSIADWYPVGLYSDDSLVGFAMYGCYENNSVWLDRLMIDQNYQGQGFGERFLKYLIEHLKNNFKIKNILLSFTPSNQVAKIFYEKKGFSNTNEIDENGELIYSYNCSEV, from the coding sequence TTGAACCTTCGAATAGAGCGTGTAGATCAAACCAATTGGCGACAAGTTACTGCATTGTCGGTATCTTTAAACCAAAAAAACTTCATTGAGTCAAATACGTATTCTATACTAGAAGCTCATTCCATAGCTGACTGGTATCCAGTGGGACTTTATTCAGATGATTCTCTGGTTGGATTTGCTATGTATGGATGTTATGAAAATAATTCAGTGTGGCTTGATCGCCTCATGATAGATCAGAATTATCAAGGTCAAGGATTTGGAGAAAGATTTTTAAAGTATTTGATAGAGCATTTAAAAAATAATTTTAAGATCAAAAATATTTTACTAAGCTTTACACCATCTAATCAAGTAGCTAAGATTTTTTATGAAAAAAAAGGTTTTAGTAATACAAATGAAATCGATGAAAATGGTGAGTTAATATACTCGTATAATTGTTCGGAGGTATGA
- a CDS encoding DegV family protein: MGGKIAIVTDSTAYLPQAVIDKFQIYSVALSVTIDGKSYTENRDINESNFYEIIQGATTFPTTSQPAPGDFILLYERLRDEGFETIISIHLSSGISGTYQNAVSAGGIVSGIRVIAYDSGIACMAMGMMVEKAAELALNSEIDTDIILAKLDSMRAAMNAYFLVDDLNHLARGGRLSNAQAIIGSLLQIKPILHFENKKIVLYEKIRTQKKALRRIEDLLGEAIKKDLAQQAYIVHGNNYEKALVWKNELQKKYPDVDFNISYFGPVIATHLGEGALALVWTLK, from the coding sequence ATGGGGGGCAAAATTGCTATCGTGACTGACAGTACTGCTTATCTACCCCAAGCAGTAATCGATAAGTTTCAAATTTATAGTGTAGCACTTTCCGTAACAATTGATGGAAAGTCCTACACAGAGAATAGAGATATCAATGAAAGTAATTTTTACGAGATAATTCAAGGTGCTACGACTTTTCCAACAACATCACAACCAGCACCAGGCGATTTTATTCTTTTATATGAGCGACTACGCGATGAAGGTTTTGAAACGATTATTAGTATTCACCTTAGTAGTGGTATTAGTGGAACATACCAAAATGCTGTATCTGCAGGTGGTATAGTTTCGGGTATTCGTGTGATTGCATATGATTCTGGGATAGCTTGCATGGCTATGGGAATGATGGTTGAAAAAGCTGCCGAGCTAGCATTAAATAGTGAAATAGACACGGATATCATTTTAGCTAAACTAGATTCTATGCGTGCTGCAATGAATGCTTACTTTCTCGTAGATGATCTAAATCATTTGGCTAGAGGTGGTAGGCTATCTAATGCACAAGCAATAATAGGGAGCCTACTACAGATAAAGCCAATACTGCATTTTGAAAATAAGAAGATTGTTCTTTACGAGAAAATTAGGACGCAGAAGAAGGCGTTACGTAGAATAGAAGATTTATTAGGTGAAGCAATAAAGAAAGATTTGGCACAACAGGCTTATATTGTTCATGGGAATAACTATGAAAAAGCGTTAGTCTGGAAAAATGAGTTGCAGAAAAAATATCCAGATGTTGATTTTAATATTAGCTACTTTGGCCCAGTAATAGCAACACATTTGGGTGAAGGGGCATTAGCGTTAGTTTGGACTCTAAAATAG
- a CDS encoding WecB/TagA/CpsF family glycosyltransferase: MKQTVDILGIPFYNVSQNAFVDELFQLAIDEKRRFVVTANPEIVMHAQQDFEFNQIILQADYIVADGIGIVKAAKNIGKPLNGRVTGYDTMLGLLQKANEKKMRIYFIGAKPNVIEKLVEKVQKTYSDIEIVGARDGYFSASESKRIADDIAESKADFVFLALGFPRQEKWIAAHLQDFDKGIFIGVGGSFDVLSGETKRAPKILVKCNLEWLYRILSQPSRWRRALAIPQFMFAMNRQRKQG; the protein is encoded by the coding sequence ATGAAGCAGACTGTTGATATTTTAGGGATTCCTTTTTATAATGTTTCTCAAAATGCTTTTGTTGACGAGTTATTCCAGTTAGCGATAGATGAGAAACGTCGATTTGTGGTAACTGCAAATCCTGAAATAGTAATGCATGCACAGCAAGATTTTGAGTTCAATCAAATTATTTTGCAAGCTGATTATATTGTTGCGGACGGCATAGGTATCGTGAAGGCGGCAAAGAACATTGGAAAACCGCTTAATGGAAGAGTGACTGGATATGATACGATGTTAGGACTCTTGCAAAAAGCAAATGAAAAAAAGATGCGAATATATTTTATTGGTGCAAAGCCAAATGTTATAGAAAAATTAGTTGAAAAAGTTCAGAAAACCTATAGTGACATTGAGATTGTGGGTGCTAGAGACGGTTATTTTTCTGCCTCAGAGTCGAAACGAATAGCTGATGATATAGCTGAAAGTAAGGCTGATTTTGTATTTTTAGCATTAGGCTTCCCAAGACAGGAAAAATGGATCGCCGCACATTTACAGGATTTTGATAAAGGTATATTTATTGGTGTTGGTGGTAGTTTTGATGTACTTTCTGGAGAAACGAAACGCGCGCCTAAAATTCTAGTGAAGTGCAATCTAGAATGGTTATATCGAATTTTATCACAGCCAAGCAGATGGAGACGCGCTTTAGCTATACCGCAATTCATGTTTGCTATGAACCGGCAAAGAAAGCAAGGGTGA
- a CDS encoding YigZ family protein, protein MLEKYRTIKVAGQHEIVIEKSRFICSMIRATDEKTAQEFIQSIKKKYWNASHNCSAYIIGERDQYQKAQDDGEPSGTAGVPMLEVLKKKHLKDVAVVVTRYFGGTKLGAGGLVRAYSNSVSEACKAVGIVERSLAAIISCTVDYATHAKFENALGKTGYQIANISFTESVTIDVYVENSDVAPFQEWAINLTSGQIKMIEVGKKYQEKDVN, encoded by the coding sequence ATGCTTGAAAAATATAGAACTATAAAAGTAGCTGGTCAACATGAAATAGTTATTGAAAAGTCTAGGTTCATCTGCTCCATGATTCGAGCTACTGATGAAAAAACAGCTCAGGAATTCATTCAAAGCATCAAGAAAAAATATTGGAATGCTAGCCATAACTGCTCTGCATACATCATCGGGGAGCGCGATCAATATCAGAAAGCGCAGGATGATGGAGAGCCAAGCGGAACAGCTGGTGTACCTATGTTAGAAGTATTGAAAAAGAAACACCTAAAAGATGTGGCTGTAGTTGTCACTAGATACTTTGGCGGTACTAAGCTTGGAGCTGGTGGCCTTGTTCGTGCATATAGTAATTCTGTTAGCGAGGCTTGTAAGGCGGTAGGTATTGTTGAACGATCTTTGGCAGCTATCATCTCTTGCACCGTTGATTACGCAACACACGCGAAATTTGAAAATGCTTTGGGGAAAACCGGCTATCAAATCGCTAATATTTCTTTCACAGAGAGCGTTACCATAGACGTATATGTCGAAAATTCAGATGTGGCTCCATTTCAAGAATGGGCGATTAATTTAACAAGCGGGCAAATAAAAATGATCGAAGTAGGGAAAAAATATCAGGAAAAGGATGTCAATTAA
- the mreB gene encoding rod shape-determining protein MreB, which produces MAKDVGIDLGTANVLIHVKGKGIVLNEPSVVAINNVTNEVLAVGTEARNMVGRTPGNITAIRPMKDGVIADFDIVQDMLRFFLQKLDLKGLFSKPRILICCPTNITSVEQKAIRDAAERSGGKQVFMEEEPKVAAIGAGMDIFQPSGNMVIDIGGGTTDIAVLSMGDIVTSKSVKLAGNQLDGDILQYIKRKYNLLIGERTSEELKINVATASAGARQETMDIRGRDLVTGLPKTVTVTSDEIELALRESVNIIVQAAKQVLEQTPPELSADIIDRGIILTGGGALLHGLDEVLAEELKVPVLIAENPLDAVAIGTGILLENTSKSKRKVF; this is translated from the coding sequence ATGGCAAAAGATGTTGGGATTGATTTAGGAACTGCGAATGTTCTTATTCACGTAAAAGGAAAAGGAATCGTATTAAATGAACCATCTGTTGTAGCAATTAATAATGTAACAAATGAAGTATTGGCAGTAGGAACAGAGGCTCGAAATATGGTAGGAAGAACTCCTGGAAATATTACAGCTATTAGACCAATGAAAGATGGTGTTATTGCTGATTTTGATATTGTCCAAGATATGTTACGCTTCTTTTTACAAAAATTAGATTTAAAAGGTTTATTCTCGAAGCCTAGAATTCTTATTTGTTGTCCAACTAATATCACTTCTGTTGAACAAAAGGCAATCAGAGATGCTGCAGAGAGAAGTGGTGGAAAACAAGTTTTCATGGAAGAAGAGCCTAAAGTTGCTGCAATTGGTGCAGGTATGGATATTTTTCAACCTAGTGGAAATATGGTAATCGATATAGGTGGGGGAACAACGGATATCGCAGTTCTGTCCATGGGTGATATAGTTACAAGCAAATCGGTTAAGTTAGCTGGTAATCAGCTGGATGGAGATATTCTACAATATATCAAACGAAAATATAATCTCTTAATAGGAGAACGTACATCAGAAGAGCTGAAAATAAATGTAGCAACGGCATCGGCGGGCGCTAGACAAGAGACTATGGATATTAGAGGTCGTGATCTAGTTACTGGTCTGCCTAAGACGGTAACAGTGACAAGTGATGAAATTGAGCTGGCATTAAGAGAATCCGTTAATATAATTGTTCAAGCAGCTAAACAAGTCCTAGAACAAACACCACCTGAGTTGTCTGCTGATATTATTGATCGTGGAATTATCCTGACTGGTGGCGGTGCATTATTACATGGTTTAGATGAAGTTTTGGCGGAAGAGTTAAAAGTTCCTGTATTAATCGCTGAAAATCCACTAGATGCTGTTGCAATTGGAACAGGTATACTTTTGGAAAACACATCAAAATCCAAACGAAAAGTATTCTAG
- a CDS encoding LCP family protein encodes MPINKSPAPRSAKYKRRRLVLFLVLIPLMLIVLAGAGYATYLFSSAKLAVDNSYDNVRSGEASSLRNKDVDPIKDSFSFLIIGVDDSTKRQANNDGNPRSDALILATLNVKDNKLEMTSIPRDSYVHIESKDGTTDKFTKINAAHAYGGPELTMKTVEDLFQVPVDYYVRFNFDAFLEIVNALDGIDVNVPVDFTEQDSNDKAGAITLKKGEQTLNGEQALALSRTRHIDNDIERGKRQQLVMKAIIDKSTSIGSINKYSDVIKAVGDNMKTNMTFSQMLSIAKYGMTNDITLKSLALKGADAPQDGVYYYQLDENSVQSVANEFASQLQGVNKPFPNALPYSEEN; translated from the coding sequence ATGCCTATAAACAAAAGCCCTGCCCCAAGAAGCGCAAAGTATAAGCGACGCCGATTGGTCCTCTTTTTGGTCCTGATTCCTTTGATGTTAATCGTACTTGCTGGCGCTGGATACGCTACTTATTTGTTCAGTTCAGCAAAACTTGCCGTAGATAATTCCTATGATAACGTAAGAAGTGGGGAAGCCTCGTCTTTACGTAACAAAGATGTTGATCCAATTAAGGACAGCTTTTCGTTCTTGATTATCGGTGTAGATGATAGCACCAAGCGTCAAGCCAATAATGATGGCAACCCTCGAAGTGATGCACTTATCTTAGCAACACTAAATGTAAAAGATAATAAATTAGAAATGACCAGTATTCCTCGTGATTCTTATGTTCACATTGAAAGTAAAGATGGCACAACGGATAAATTCACAAAAATAAATGCTGCACATGCATATGGCGGGCCAGAACTAACTATGAAAACGGTAGAGGATTTATTTCAAGTCCCTGTTGATTACTATGTTCGGTTCAATTTCGATGCATTCTTGGAGATCGTTAACGCACTTGATGGTATCGATGTAAACGTCCCTGTTGACTTCACAGAACAAGATTCCAACGATAAAGCTGGCGCAATTACATTGAAAAAAGGCGAACAAACACTAAATGGCGAACAAGCATTGGCTCTTTCCAGAACTCGTCATATTGATAACGACATAGAGCGTGGAAAACGTCAACAACTAGTTATGAAAGCTATTATTGATAAATCCACTTCTATCGGCTCTATTAATAAATATTCCGATGTTATTAAAGCGGTCGGAGATAACATGAAAACAAATATGACTTTCTCTCAAATGTTATCGATCGCCAAGTATGGTATGACAAACGATATAACTCTCAAATCCCTCGCCCTCAAAGGCGCAGATGCACCTCAGGATGGCGTTTATTATTATCAACTCGATGAAAACTCTGTACAAAGTGTGGCTAACGAGTTTGCAAGTCAACTACAGGGAGTAAATAAACCGTTCCCTAACGCATTACCTTATAGTGAAGAAAATTAA
- a CDS encoding LysM peptidoglycan-binding and 3D domain-containing protein encodes MKKTVITIAAGLVLAGIGSTQVSAAEYTVQSGDSLWKISNENNISVAKLKQDNHLVSNIILPNQKLEVGGTTAQASSNESTYKIVSGDTLSKIAKNHNVTVAQLKSWNSLSSDLIIAGETLNINSNGSNNTATTPTPKKEVKSETTTQEQTPQKETTSTPAPSKQTQQSSSESSSKSVSKEITVTATAYSKAEPGMGTVTASGINLNDNPRVIAVDPSVIPLGSRVYVQGYGEAIAADTGGAIKGNKIDVHLDTVQDCYNWGVKTVKVQILD; translated from the coding sequence ATGAAGAAAACAGTTATCACTATTGCAGCAGGATTAGTCCTTGCTGGGATCGGTTCGACTCAAGTAAGTGCAGCAGAATATACAGTTCAATCAGGGGATTCACTATGGAAGATTTCAAATGAAAATAATATCTCTGTAGCTAAGCTGAAGCAAGATAACCATTTAGTTTCAAACATTATTTTGCCAAATCAAAAATTAGAAGTTGGTGGCACTACTGCTCAAGCTAGCAGTAATGAATCTACTTACAAAATTGTGTCTGGAGATACTTTAAGTAAGATTGCTAAAAATCACAATGTCACAGTTGCCCAGTTAAAATCATGGAATTCTCTATCATCTGACCTTATAATTGCAGGTGAAACTTTAAATATTAATAGTAATGGCTCAAATAATACGGCGACTACACCAACACCTAAAAAAGAAGTGAAATCAGAAACAACAACACAAGAACAAACTCCGCAAAAAGAAACAACTAGTACACCTGCTCCAAGTAAACAAACGCAACAATCTTCTAGTGAAAGCTCATCTAAGAGTGTTTCAAAAGAAATAACAGTTACCGCAACAGCATATAGTAAAGCTGAGCCTGGTATGGGAACAGTAACAGCATCTGGGATTAACCTAAACGATAATCCGAGAGTTATTGCTGTTGATCCGTCTGTCATTCCATTAGGTTCAAGAGTTTATGTTCAAGGATACGGTGAAGCTATCGCAGCTGATACTGGTGGTGCAATCAAAGGTAACAAAATTGATGTCCACTTAGATACAGTGCAAGATTGCTACAACTGGGGCGTTAAAACAGTTAAAGTCCAAATTCTAGACTAA
- a CDS encoding response regulator transcription factor: MTVKIMIVDDHQLFREGIKRILELEDSFEVVAEAENGKNIVAKVREFRPDIVLMDINMPTVNGLDATEMLIRQFPSLKVVVLTIHDTDEFVTEALRAGAVGYLLKEMDAKDLVDAIKTVEDGGAYIHPKAAIKLVREYRHLASTNNAQGAYGYQQPEVKMPLHILTHRECEVLQLLTDGKSNRGIGETLFISEKTVKNHVSSILQKMKVNDRTQAVVTAIKNGWVFIR, translated from the coding sequence ATGACTGTAAAAATCATGATTGTAGATGATCATCAATTATTTCGTGAAGGTATAAAACGTATATTAGAACTAGAAGATTCATTTGAGGTAGTAGCAGAAGCTGAAAATGGAAAAAATATTGTTGCTAAGGTTCGTGAGTTTAGACCAGATATTGTATTAATGGATATTAATATGCCAACTGTAAATGGTTTAGATGCTACTGAAATGCTAATTAGGCAGTTCCCAAGCCTAAAGGTAGTCGTTTTGACAATCCATGATACGGATGAGTTTGTCACAGAGGCTTTGCGCGCAGGTGCTGTAGGTTATCTATTGAAAGAAATGGATGCAAAAGATCTAGTTGATGCTATTAAAACTGTAGAAGATGGTGGAGCTTATATTCATCCTAAGGCGGCCATTAAATTAGTCCGTGAATATCGTCATTTAGCAAGCACTAATAATGCGCAAGGTGCATATGGATATCAACAACCCGAGGTCAAAATGCCATTACATATTCTTACACATAGAGAATGTGAAGTTCTGCAGTTATTAACTGATGGTAAGAGCAATCGTGGTATTGGTGAAACTTTATTTATTAGTGAGAAAACTGTTAAAAATCATGTGAGTAGTATATTACAAAAAATGAAAGTAAACGATCGTACTCAAGCTGTAGTGACTGCAATTAAAAATGGCTGGGTATTCATAAGATAG